From the genome of Bradyrhizobium elkanii USDA 76, one region includes:
- a CDS encoding excisionase family DNA-binding protein, producing MPAPSHLRRLPFAQRLTCTVAEACEATGLGRTKIYELIGDGRVTTTTVGRRRLVIVQSLLALVGVDTIPADTGQVRSSS from the coding sequence ATGCCGGCGCCTAGCCATCTGCGTCGCCTCCCGTTTGCGCAGCGGTTGACCTGCACCGTCGCGGAGGCCTGTGAAGCGACAGGTCTTGGGCGGACCAAGATCTATGAACTAATCGGGGATGGTCGAGTTACCACGACGACGGTCGGTCGCCGTCGTCTGGTCATTGTGCAATCTCTGTTGGCTCTGGTGGGTGTCGATACGATACCAGCCGACACTGGACAGGTTCGCAGCTCCTCATGA
- a CDS encoding PAS domain S-box protein, which produces MRSQISSLERSALQFTSGSITLAVVTLACLYLQAHFAATAFAYLLVVLLFSLMGSFVASSALCIVAIAALAYYFAPPAFSLRIDAPRDLPVVVAFFIASIVGAHLIGTLRQEREAARVIAAKLQRSAADLEDREKRWRAIFEHNPAMYFMVDEAGTVLDVNTFGATQLGYARAELIGQSVLEVFLEEDRACVRTCLKDVGQTRTWDVQKVRKDGSVLWVRESAKAMLWADKQPIVLIACEDITERRRTELALQRSEAHLAQAQELSHTGSFSWNPTTGEAFWSQETFRIFQLDRQTVPLGPQLVVERTHPDDRASVQEIIDRAMRDPSDFEHEYRLLLPDGSVKHIHAQARATRTASGEIEFVGAATDITAARRAEQQLRRNEAYLAEAQHLSHTGSWSWDVYGLDFVYRSAEVDRLFGFRPQEPVSIETIRSRIHPDDLPRLEEVQRQAIEHKEGRFEYDFRILLPDGGIRRIHSVAHVVVGSDGKVSELIGTHMDVTGQHAARERLENTLAALRESEQRFRDYAETASDWLWETGPDLQVTRLSEHTSAAGLLATGLIGLLRCDLACDVEEEPEKRRQHRATLEAHLPFRDLVYRTVNRTGSPIYVRTSGKPFFDGKGNFLGYRGVSTDITATIRADQAEQELRKAQAELAHVTRVTTLGELTTSIAHEVNQPLAAIISNADACLGWMGREAPNLSAARSSVEWIIEDAIRASEVIRRIRALAKKGDIEMVPLNINELVKEVIALVTRELVSHRVTLRTELTAGLPTILGDRIQLQQVIINLVMNGIEAMDAVTDRTRELLIQSSKDDLGHIQLAVTDCGVGIAEIDADRVLDPFFTTKSSGLGMGLSICRSIVEAHGGRLSMVHKNGPGATFQFALPLHKEAVS; this is translated from the coding sequence ATGCGTAGCCAAATCAGCAGTTTAGAACGTTCAGCCCTTCAGTTTACCTCCGGCAGCATAACGCTCGCCGTGGTAACACTAGCCTGCTTGTACCTTCAGGCGCATTTCGCCGCGACGGCGTTCGCCTATTTGTTAGTGGTCTTGCTGTTTTCGCTGATGGGCAGCTTCGTCGCGTCGTCCGCGCTTTGCATCGTAGCCATTGCTGCTCTCGCTTATTACTTTGCGCCGCCGGCGTTCAGCCTGCGAATCGATGCCCCCCGAGATCTGCCCGTGGTTGTTGCATTCTTTATTGCCTCGATTGTGGGAGCGCACTTGATCGGTACGCTCCGTCAGGAAAGAGAGGCTGCGCGTGTGATTGCGGCCAAGCTTCAGCGGAGTGCGGCCGATTTGGAGGATCGCGAAAAGCGGTGGCGCGCCATCTTCGAGCACAATCCAGCCATGTACTTCATGGTCGATGAAGCCGGCACTGTCCTCGACGTCAATACATTCGGCGCGACACAACTCGGCTATGCTCGTGCTGAACTGATCGGTCAGTCCGTGCTGGAGGTATTTCTCGAGGAGGATCGCGCGTGCGTTCGGACGTGCCTGAAGGACGTCGGACAAACGCGCACTTGGGACGTCCAGAAGGTCAGGAAGGACGGCTCGGTCTTGTGGGTACGTGAAAGCGCCAAAGCTATGCTCTGGGCGGATAAGCAGCCCATTGTCCTTATCGCCTGCGAAGATATCACGGAGCGAAGGCGGACCGAACTTGCCCTGCAGCGGAGCGAAGCACATTTGGCCCAGGCGCAGGAGTTGAGTCACACAGGCAGCTTCAGCTGGAACCCCACTACGGGCGAAGCCTTCTGGTCACAGGAGACATTTCGGATTTTCCAATTAGATCGCCAGACAGTGCCGCTGGGGCCGCAGCTCGTCGTTGAGCGCACTCATCCAGATGATAGGGCTTCGGTTCAAGAAATTATTGATCGCGCGATGCGAGACCCGAGCGATTTCGAGCACGAATACCGGCTTCTGCTACCGGACGGCTCGGTAAAGCACATCCATGCGCAGGCGCGAGCGACGAGAACAGCCTCTGGTGAGATCGAGTTTGTTGGGGCAGCTACGGATATTACGGCGGCTAGGCGAGCAGAACAACAGCTGCGCCGCAACGAGGCTTATCTAGCCGAAGCTCAGCATCTCAGTCACACGGGCAGCTGGTCCTGGGACGTCTACGGTCTAGATTTCGTGTATCGCTCCGCCGAGGTCGATCGTCTGTTTGGCTTTCGCCCACAAGAGCCGGTATCGATCGAGACCATCCGATCGCGCATCCATCCGGACGACTTGCCACGGCTGGAGGAGGTGCAGCGCCAGGCGATTGAGCACAAGGAGGGGCGGTTCGAATATGATTTTCGTATCCTTCTACCAGATGGCGGGATACGACGCATACACTCCGTTGCGCACGTGGTGGTCGGCAGCGATGGTAAAGTCAGCGAGCTGATCGGAACACATATGGATGTCACCGGGCAACACGCAGCTAGGGAACGCCTGGAAAACACACTTGCCGCGCTGCGCGAAAGCGAACAGCGCTTTCGCGACTACGCCGAAACAGCTTCCGATTGGCTCTGGGAAACTGGGCCGGATCTTCAGGTCACTCGCTTATCCGAGCACACCAGCGCTGCGGGACTTTTGGCGACAGGATTGATCGGCCTGCTTCGCTGTGACCTTGCGTGCGACGTCGAAGAGGAGCCCGAGAAGCGGCGGCAGCATCGGGCGACATTGGAGGCCCATCTTCCGTTTCGGGATCTCGTCTACCGCACCGTGAATCGGACAGGTTCTCCGATCTACGTCCGCACGAGTGGCAAGCCTTTTTTCGATGGAAAGGGGAACTTTCTCGGCTATCGGGGCGTCAGCACTGACATCACCGCGACCATTCGCGCCGATCAAGCCGAACAAGAACTACGAAAGGCACAAGCGGAGCTTGCGCATGTAACGCGTGTAACGACCTTAGGAGAGCTAACAACTTCCATCGCCCATGAAGTAAACCAGCCACTCGCCGCTATTATCAGCAACGCCGATGCGTGCCTCGGTTGGATGGGGCGGGAAGCTCCTAATCTTTCCGCTGCGCGCTCTTCGGTGGAATGGATCATCGAAGACGCAATCCGGGCAAGCGAGGTGATCCGTCGTATTCGCGCGCTCGCGAAGAAAGGCGACATTGAGATGGTGCCGCTCAACATCAATGAGCTCGTTAAGGAGGTCATTGCGCTGGTAACACGAGAGCTGGTGAGCCACCGAGTGACGTTACGCACCGAGTTGACGGCAGGGTTGCCTACGATCCTCGGCGACCGGATTCAGCTACAACAGGTGATCATCAACCTAGTGATGAACGGAATCGAAGCCATGGACGCAGTTACCGACCGGACGCGCGAACTGCTGATTCAATCATCAAAGGACGATCTGGGGCACATCCAGCTTGCAGTGACCGATTGCGGCGTCGGCATCGCCGAGATCGACGCGGACCGCGTCTTGGATCCTTTCTTCACCACTAAATCGAGTGGCCTTGGAATGGGTCTTTCGATCTGCCGGTCGATCGTGGAAGCTCATGGCGGACGGCTGTCAATGGTCCACAAAAATGGACCGGGCGCGACCTTCCAGTTTGCCCTACCGCTGCATAAGGAGGCCGTCTCGTGA
- a CDS encoding IS5 family transposase — protein sequence MRPKKQRTTGSGDLFRARLDQIINMKHELVQLAGKVDWDWIDGEIAPLYSENGRPGIATRFVIGLLLLKQIYGLSDEGVCERWVHDPYFQYFTGEEFFQHAFPHERSDLSHWRKRLGDKLELLLAESLRVAHEAGALRSQDLKRVTVDTTVQPKAIAFPTDAKLLHAAIRGLNRLARKHGVRLRQSYLRIAKTAAMMAGRYAHAKQFKRHQRQLRILRSRLGRIIRDIRRKIEGQAVLENAFALPLGRASQIRSQQQRQRGWKLYSFHAPEVECIGKGKAAAPYEFGVKASIVTNNRRAPGGLFVLHARALPDNPYDGHTLRDVIDRTETLTGCAIERAYADKGYRGHDAQNPRRVFISGQKRGVFGIIRRELRRRSAIEPIIGHLKTDGHLGRCYLKGRAGDAANVILSAVGHNFRRILAWLRGLWRLFLATLIAAISDRSPLQSAS from the coding sequence ATGCGACCGAAGAAGCAAAGGACGACGGGATCTGGCGATCTGTTCCGGGCCAGGCTGGACCAGATCATCAACATGAAGCACGAGCTGGTTCAGCTCGCCGGCAAGGTCGATTGGGACTGGATCGACGGCGAGATCGCGCCGCTCTACAGCGAGAACGGTCGGCCGGGGATCGCGACCCGCTTCGTGATCGGGCTGCTGCTGCTCAAGCAGATTTACGGCCTGTCCGATGAGGGGGTGTGCGAGCGCTGGGTCCACGACCCGTATTTCCAGTACTTCACCGGCGAAGAGTTCTTTCAGCACGCGTTTCCGCACGAGCGCTCGGACCTGAGCCACTGGCGCAAGCGGCTCGGCGACAAGCTGGAGCTGTTGCTGGCCGAGAGCCTGCGGGTGGCGCACGAGGCCGGCGCGTTACGCAGCCAGGACCTCAAGCGGGTCACGGTCGATACCACCGTGCAGCCGAAGGCCATCGCCTTCCCGACCGATGCCAAGCTGCTGCACGCGGCGATCAGGGGGCTCAACCGCCTGGCGAGGAAGCACGGGGTCAGGCTGCGGCAGTCCTATCTTCGCATTGCCAAGACCGCGGCCATGATGGCGGGACGCTACGCCCATGCCAAGCAATTCAAGCGGCATCAGCGGCAGTTGCGTATCCTGCGCAGCCGGCTGGGCCGGATCATCCGCGATATCCGCCGCAAGATCGAAGGTCAGGCCGTGCTCGAGAACGCGTTCGCCCTCCCGCTCGGCCGGGCCTCGCAGATCCGCTCGCAGCAGCAGCGCCAGCGCGGCTGGAAGCTCTATTCCTTCCACGCCCCGGAGGTGGAGTGCATCGGCAAGGGCAAAGCAGCCGCGCCTTACGAGTTCGGTGTCAAAGCCTCCATCGTCACCAACAACCGCCGTGCTCCCGGTGGCCTGTTCGTGCTGCACGCCAGGGCGCTGCCCGATAACCCCTACGACGGTCATACCTTGCGCGACGTCATCGACCGCACCGAGACACTCACCGGCTGCGCGATCGAGCGGGCCTATGCCGACAAGGGATATCGCGGCCACGACGCACAGAACCCGCGCCGTGTCTTCATCTCCGGCCAGAAGCGCGGGGTCTTCGGTATCATCAGGCGCGAGCTGCGCCGCCGCTCCGCCATCGAACCCATCATCGGACACCTGAAGACCGATGGTCACCTCGGCCGCTGCTACCTCAAAGGCCGCGCCGGAGACGCCGCCAACGTCATCCTCTCAGCCGTCGGCCACAACTTCCGCCGCATCCTCGCCTGGCTGAGGGGTCTTTGGCGCCTCTTCCTGGCCACCCTCATCGCAGCCATCAGCGACCGTTCACCGCTGCAATCGGCTTCTTAA